The uncultured Treponema sp. genomic interval GCGGAGATTCCCTTGTCAAGCAAGGGAATGACGAAATGCCGTGTCATTGTCAGACTTGATGCGCGATGTTTGCGAAGCGAACTCGGTCAGCAATCTCAAAAACACACAAATTTCCTTATTACTCAATTCAATTTTCCTCTAATAAATCCATTCAAAGGTTCCTCATCTTTTTTTTTGTTGTAACTATTGACATTACAACAAATCTGGATTATATTCTTCTTGTAACTAAAAAAGTTACAACGTGCACGCAAAAAATTATTCGAGGTGAATTATGAACACAACAAAAAATCTTTCAGCAGGAACTGTAACGGTTTATGACTTTGGAAAAATCAGGCTTCACGCTTACGACACAAAAGACGCTCTTTGCGACGCGGCTTTTATTGTCGAGGGCGAAAACGCGCTTGTGGGGATCGAGCTTCCGGCGTTCACGGAAAATCTTGACGCCTGGAAGGAATACGTTGCTTCGCTTAAAAAGCCCATGAACGACATTATCATCAGCGACCATCCGGCCGGCGCGGACTACATCAAAGGAATGAACGTTTGGGGAACTGAGAACGCGAAAAAATCCGTGAGCGGCGGAACTGCATTCGGAATCACGCAGGGACTTTTGAAGGCGTTCGGACCTGCTTTCCGCGGAAACTTTATGGCTTCAATCAAAAACATTCTGCACGAGGGAAAAAACACAATCGCCGGAATCGACTTTGTGATTTACGACCGAGGCTCTTCTTTCGACGTTGAAATTCCGGACGCAAATGCGATTTACACCCACATGCTCGGAAAGTACGTCCATTCGATTATCGGTTCGGACGCGCACGCCGCCGCAATGATTGAAATTCTTGAGTCGTACCAGAAAGCCGGCTACAAGTACATTCTTTCAAGCCACGCGAACGTCGAGGAGCAGGACGCGGTAACGGAAAAAATCGCCTACGTGAAAAAGCTCCGCGAGCTTGCCGCACAGTGCAAAAACCGCGAAGAATTTATTTCCGCCGCAGAAAAAGCGTTCCCGAACTACGCTGGAAAAAACTACCTTGAGATGACGGCAGGGAATTTGTTTGGGGAGTAAGCAATGTATTAAGAAATACAGTGTTGTTTGACGAAAGCATTTTTCTGTAGCATATTGGAATAAAGGAAATGCCCGATTTCTGTCGGTCGTCTCCACTGTATTGACGAAAAGCCGCCTCTAGTGGTCAGACTGGGCGGCTTTACTTTTTAACTCTATCCTTAAAAAATCATTTTTTTCCTATATACAACTGCCAAATATGATATAATTTGAAAATCTTCGTGATAAACTGGAACAGTAAAATGGATTTTTTTGCGAAAAGATTTGACGAGTTGAACACAACAGAGCTTTATGAACTTCTCAAGGCGCGGTCCGAGATTTTTGTGATGGAGCAGAATATTCATTATCAGGATATGGACGACATTGATTACAAAAGTCTGCATTGTTTTTTGGCTGACGGCGGAAAGGTTTGCGCATATCTTAGGGCTTTTTATGCGGATGAAAGTTGTGGCATTGTGAAGATTGGCAGGGTTTTGACTTTGCAGCACGGAAACGGCATTGGTCGTGAGCTGATGGAAAACAGCATTCATGCGATACGGCAAAAGATGAACTTCAAAAAAATCTATTTGGACGCACAGAAACACGCCGTTGGTTTTTATAAAAAATTCAGGTTCAAGGAAGTTTCCAGCGATTTTTTGGAAGAAGGAATTGTCCACGTGGAGATGGAGATAGAACTTTGAGACAGACTTACCGCCAAGATTATAATGTCGAACTCAATAATGACACAATGTTTTACTGTCATTGCCCTGCCTTGACACCTATCGCCCGGTAGGATATATTTCACATAATATTTTTTATAAACAACAAAACATGAGATAAAAAACTTTCGGAAAGAAAAATGCTAATCAGAAAAGCTGAAAATAAAGATTTGTCCCGGGTCGCAGAGATTTTCGTTTTCAACAACCGGATTAATTATTTTCCGATTTTCAAGGACGCATCCTATTCCTTTGGAACGATGCAGGTTGTTTCGGCAGTCGATAATTACTTCGGAAAAGAAGAGACGTTAGACAATCTGTTTGTGGCGGAAGATGGCGGCATCATAAAGGGGTTCATCGAAATCCGGAAAACTGAAATTGCAAAACTTTACGTTGAGCCGTTTTTTCAGAACTGCGGAACAGGCGGAGAACTGATTGAATTTGCACTTCAGAATTTTCAGGCGGATTTTCTGTGGGCGTTGGAAAAAAACACAAGGGCGATTTTGTTTTACAGGCGGCACGGATTTTTCCCGACCGGCGCAAGAAAACACGAGGAAGGCACGGCGGAATATATTGTTGAACTGCGGCGGAAATAGTCGTGATTTTATTGTCATTGCTCGGCGTAACCAGACAATCCCCACATATAAGATTGCTGACCGAGTTTGCTTCACAAACGTCGCGTATCAAGTACGACAATGACAGTCCACTTTATTGTCAT includes:
- a CDS encoding GNAT family N-acetyltransferase, whose amino-acid sequence is MDFFAKRFDELNTTELYELLKARSEIFVMEQNIHYQDMDDIDYKSLHCFLADGGKVCAYLRAFYADESCGIVKIGRVLTLQHGNGIGRELMENSIHAIRQKMNFKKIYLDAQKHAVGFYKKFRFKEVSSDFLEEGIVHVEMEIEL
- a CDS encoding GNAT family N-acetyltransferase; amino-acid sequence: MLIRKAENKDLSRVAEIFVFNNRINYFPIFKDASYSFGTMQVVSAVDNYFGKEETLDNLFVAEDGGIIKGFIEIRKTEIAKLYVEPFFQNCGTGGELIEFALQNFQADFLWALEKNTRAILFYRRHGFFPTGARKHEEGTAEYIVELRRK